Genomic window (Argopecten irradians isolate NY chromosome 2, Ai_NY, whole genome shotgun sequence):
TCGATTTAGTCGGGTAGACAGGAGTTGGCCCAGGAGGCGGGTGTGGTTCTGGAAGTAGCCGGGTACCGGTAGGTAGCGGTAGTTTTTTAAGTAGCAGGGTACCGGTGGTTAGGGGTTAGTTTTTGAAGTGGTGGGGTTGGCAGGATTTGTTCTTAATGTGGCCAGAAACATGTGGTTACGGATAGTCCTTGTAAGGAAGAATAGCCCTCCAACTTCTACAAAAGGTAAATACAGATAGCTCTTAAAGTAAATGTGGAAAGATCACAGCCTAAAGTACAAATTAAAGCTGAGGTTGAATTTTCATATTGGCCtagtaaatatttacatttcagaaACAACAAGAGCCTGTCTGTCCGGTGGACATAAAGGGTCCGGAACTAGCAGATAGAATCAACGACTGGTTGACATATGTCAGACACGATATGGAGGAGAAACTAAGAACAGCTGAGGAAACAAAGAAAGGACACATACAATCCAACGGCGATCCGGATGTTGTTTTAGTTTGCGTATATGACCACAAACAGGAAATAAGCAAAAATAATCGATCGGATATATCATATCGCAGTGGTAACCAGCCGATGTCAAAGGTCAACGGGATGGGAACGAGGTACACTGATCAAAGAGACTCCGAGTATCAGTGGAAAGGCAATGGTTCTGAGACCGGTAAAGGACTGGTATTGCGTACAGGTCCCGTCGAATACGAATCGAGTCAGCGTCAAGCAAACGCATGGGCAAGACAGCTAAATACAGAATTCAAAAGGCTCAGTAAGGACAGTCAAACACAAAATCAAAGTTTCAACCAGACAAATATTCATTGCAAACCTCCAACAGATAGACACCAAAGTCTCGAACTGaacaacaccaccaccaccaacaacaacagCATCAACCACACAAACATCAGCAACATATAGTTTCGAGATTGAGATTGTTTATATAGCGTTGTCTCTATATTTGTATGTAGTTGACTGAATCACATCATCCAGTTTTATTAGATTTGTGTAAAGTTAGTATGGATAATTGTGTAAAACTGACAAGTATCATAAACGGGATGAAAGCTGATTAATTCCTGCGATGACGCTACTTCCATATCTGGATAGATTCCATATTGTAATGCATGTGTCACTTTAATGTTTTACAGTTTGATGTCGTTTTTAATGTTGACAATCTTCATGCATATCATGATTTAATTGAAAGAAAGGTACATGAACCTACATAATCTACTGATCTTGATCTGACGCGAGTCCGAATTATTCTGCCGTTCCATCGCTGTTTATATTTGCATTGAGCCGTTGATCAAGGCCTATAAACAAGGACGATAGAACGACAGAATAATTAAGACTACTGTGATGCGCTAATGTACTATTCGGTACCATCACTAATCAGTTATATATTACGATACATACAACAATGCATGTAGTATTATAACCttgaaaattgattttcataCATCTACAGTAGATGTGGTGCACTATATAaagtaattttgatttaatctttattttgaagatttttcGAGAAGATATTGCTTTTAAGATATTGTGAAGTATTagatatatacagtcattatatAGTTATAGTTTTAATGCTAATTTTGTGTTATCGAAAAgataacttttgttttattaatattaataacCTTTTTATTATGTTAACCGTAATCTTGTGGTATTGAGAAACGGAATTTGTCGTAAGTGTTTTAA
Coding sequences:
- the LOC138315250 gene encoding uncharacterized protein, with protein sequence MDDAERAEMIKRLSSQNSRSTPTLLFKRTRGVVKQQEPVCPVDIKGPELADRINDWLTYVRHDMEEKLRTAEETKKGHIQSNGDPDVVLVCVYDHKQEISKNNRSDISYRSGNQPMSKVNGMGTRYTDQRDSEYQWKGNGSETGKGLVLRTGPVEYESSQRQANAWARQLNTEFKRLSKDSQTQNQSFNQTNIHCKPPTDRHQSLELNNTTTTNNNSINHTNISNI